From the genome of Brassica oleracea var. oleracea cultivar TO1000 chromosome C4, BOL, whole genome shotgun sequence:
TCTGATTTTCCTACTCTTTCTCTCTAGAATTAAACAATTTATCATCTCTCTCTCTTTCTCTCACTCTTCTCTCGTCTCCTGATCATCTTCACAAAGGTAATTCAAATGGCAAGAGTAATCAATGCTCTTCGTTAATTATTACATTGCTCATAAAATGTTGTCTCAATCTTCCCATTGTTCATATGTTACATTGCTTTTTTACAAACAAAATAAATAAATAGGAGAGATAAATGGAGGAGCCGAAATGGTTGGAAGGTCTTTTAAGAACAAAGTTCTTCAACATTTGCCTTCGTCACCGCGAGACACCGCGCAATGAATGCAACATGTTCTGTCTCTCTTGTCAAAACGCTCCCTTTTGTATCTACTGCCGCTCCTCCCTCCACATTGATCATCCCATCCTTCAGGTTCACCACATTACGTACATATATCACTATTCACTCTTCACCATTGACTTTAAGATGAATTATACAGATAAGAAGATCGTCGTATCATGATGTGGTTAGAGTATCGGAGATAGAGAAGGTAATGGACATAGGAGGAGTTCAGACTTATGTTATCAATAGCGCGAGGGTTCTCTTCATAAACGAGAGACCACATCCTAAGAATTCCTCTCATGGTGCCGCGTCCTCCACCACCAAAACCATATCCTACTTCTGCGAGACTTGTTGCAGAACCCTTCTTGATCCCTTTCGCTTCTGTTCCTTGGGTTGCAAGGTATGTTCAACCTACACTTTTATTCTAAATGAGCATTTTTATTTTATCACCGGACTGGTAAATCATGGACAAAAAAACACTATCAGTTGTCACGTCTATTGTCTATAGAAAACCCGGATGAATAATTATCAATACAGATTCAACCAATGTAACGGATACTCTTCAGATAGACCACCATGATTGGATAATGTTTTGAAATATATTTTCCATGTCAAAATGAGCTATGATATAACGTTTAGTAAATTGTATGGTAAATTGATTGGCTATGTTAAAATTTCAAGCATATATATATATAGACAATGTATCTTAACATATGTTACGTTATTGTTTATTTTTTTGTATATGTATATGTTACATTTTGAATAAGGGAAATGTAAAATGTGATCATAAGAAATGTCAGGTTAAAGGAATGAGGAAGAATAAGGAAGAAGAAGAAGAGAGATTGCGTAAAGAAAGACAACAAGAAACGCACAAAGGCACGCATCCTCCAACTCATAGCACTTCTAATTCTAGGCGACGAAAAGGCATTCCTCATAGAGCTCCTTTTGCCTCCTAATTTAATCAAATCTTTTTCAAGAAATATAAAATAAATAAACATTCCTTTAATTTAGTTAATGGTCCACCCAAATTAGCATAATATATGCGTATTGGGTGGGTGTTTATATATTCCCTATTTGTACAATGTCCAGCTCACTTCTCACAATCTCACATGGAAACAACAATTTGTATAGAACAAAATCGTAAATTCACCTTTGTGTGAACATTTTTCTTTTAATACCATATTTCATTTTAAAATATCCACAGTCTCTACTTTAAAGCATTTTAGACAAAATTTGGTAAAGGAAGGAAAACCATAAAAATTAGCTAAGACGACTTAGCTATAGACTATGTCGGTGGAGACATTTGTACATTTATATTCTTGTGATGATAATCAAATTATTAATCAATGTGGTGGTTTGAAGTTACCTGTCACTAGACGGCTAGCTACTGAATATTTTACTCTAGCCTGAAATTCTGTTGAGTTACTATGTATATGTTTAATATAAGAGTTAGTATTTGTGGGGTTTAGGGCTCAATAATTGTGTATTTAAATATTTGTTGGAGGGACATGAATGTGTACATGTTTTGTATCGACACATGAAATGTTTCTCTGCTTGTTTTTGAAATTTAATGTTTAAGCTGCTATATGATTGAAATAGTTTGTTGTAGGCGTTAGGTATTCGAAAGGTACAGTCACTTGAAAAAGAAAGCAGACCTTAAAAAAAAAAAAAACAGACCTTCAATTATTCAGAGCATCTCCAACCCACTTCTATATTTGCCTCTATAATAGCATTTAGAGATAAAACCACTACAACCTTATTTTATTTCTTCCACTAAAATAAAAATTGCTATTTTCACTTCTATATTTAGAGAAAGAAATATCATTCCTCTATAATATAGACATA
Proteins encoded in this window:
- the LOC106340741 gene encoding uncharacterized protein LOC106340741 isoform X1; translation: MEEPKWLEGLLRTKFFNICLRHRETPRNECNMFCLSCQNAPFCIYCRSSLHIDHPILQIRRSSYHDVVRVSEIEKVMDIGGVQTYVINSARVLFINERPHPKNSSHGAASSTTKTISYFCETCCRTLLDPFRFCSLGCKKCQVKGMRKNKEEEEERLRKERQQETHKGTHPPTHSTSNSRRRKGIPHRAPFAS
- the LOC106340741 gene encoding uncharacterized protein LOC106340741 isoform X2 — protein: MEEPKWLEGLLRTKFFNICLRHRETPRNECNMFCLSCQNAPFCIYCRSSLHIDHPILQIRRSSYHDVVRVSEIEKVMDIGGVQTYVINSARVLFINERPHPKNSSHGAASSTTKTISYFCETCCRTLLDPFRFCSLGCKVKGMRKNKEEEEERLRKERQQETHKGTHPPTHSTSNSRRRKGIPHRAPFAS